The following proteins come from a genomic window of Bartonella apihabitans:
- the map gene encoding type I methionyl aminopeptidase: MVSYVNYKNAPVKYTGQIRIYDEEAFIGMRKIGRIAAECLDALVDIVKPGVTTQEIDDFVFAFGADRDALPADLNYRGYSKSCCTSINHVVCHGIPENKQLHAGDIVNVDVTFIKDGWHGDTSRMYPVGPIKRASERLLEVTHESLMRGISVVKPGATVGDIGAAIQRYAESERCSVVRDFCGHGVGLIFHDAPNILHYGNPGEGPELREGMIFTIEPMINLGKPGVKILNDGWTAVTRDRSLSAQYEHTMAVTKDGCEVFTLSQNNTFYVPVTRS, encoded by the coding sequence ATGGTTAGTTACGTCAATTATAAAAATGCACCTGTAAAATACACCGGACAAATCCGCATTTACGATGAAGAAGCCTTCATTGGAATGCGTAAAATTGGCCGGATTGCAGCAGAATGTCTCGATGCACTTGTCGACATCGTCAAACCGGGAGTAACCACTCAGGAAATTGATGATTTTGTGTTCGCATTTGGTGCCGATCGTGATGCTCTGCCTGCCGATCTGAATTATCGTGGTTATAGCAAATCCTGCTGTACATCGATCAATCATGTCGTTTGCCATGGCATTCCGGAAAATAAACAACTTCATGCCGGTGATATTGTGAATGTCGACGTAACATTTATCAAAGACGGATGGCATGGAGACACCAGTCGTATGTATCCTGTTGGCCCCATAAAAAGAGCTTCAGAGCGTTTGCTAGAAGTCACGCACGAATCCCTTATGCGCGGCATTTCGGTAGTCAAACCGGGCGCTACTGTCGGTGACATTGGCGCTGCAATCCAGCGTTACGCCGAGTCGGAACGTTGTTCTGTCGTACGTGATTTTTGTGGCCATGGTGTAGGGCTTATATTCCATGATGCGCCGAACATTCTTCATTACGGAAATCCCGGTGAAGGACCTGAATTACGCGAGGGAATGATTTTCACGATTGAACCGATGATCAATCTTGGAAAGCCGGGCGTCAAAATCCTTAATGACGGCTGGACTGCTGTTACCCGTGACAGATCGCTTTCGGCGCAATATGAGCACACGATGGCGGTTACAAAAGACGGTTGTGAAGTTTTCACTCTTTCACAAAACAATACTTTCTACGTTCCCGTAACACGTTCATGA